A window from Bufo bufo chromosome 1, aBufBuf1.1, whole genome shotgun sequence encodes these proteins:
- the TNK1 gene encoding non-receptor tyrosine-protein kinase TNK1 isoform X2 produces MVTEEGSDWLLAVLREVQLEQFHSKIQDELNVTRPGHFDFVKPFDLDQIGMGRPAQRRLFEALKRRKPPVRPKSWMYKMFSTRSPDSPDSAPFPDSVISPSSSSPKGDPDCSLKCLINERDLSLFERLGDGCFGVVRRGEWRIPGGRVVNVAVKSLRSDAGSDPDALVDFLQEVNSMYALDHPHLIRLYGVVLAQPLKMVTELAPLGSLHDTLRSRYGTFPLPLLWSYAMQIASGMSYLESRKFIHRDLAARNILMSSEEVVKIGDFGLMRALNGHNDHYIMSAHRKIPFAWCSPESLKIGTFSHPSDVWMFGVTLWEMFTYGQEPWLGLSGRQILNKIDREGEQLERPDDCPQGLYSIMMRCWAHKPEHRPNFSSLMALIQEARPVEVRVLQDVVDANLLRLDAGDVVTLIDAGSDLQMWRGQNRRTLKVGQFPSSLVSPEDMAQARSCVQMTSGLGKLSLGDAEAESERRNRGKEAARRGGGAGGGVKLLRMQGLSKSLESLSDFSQQNTRQNRPGPKIRVRDLESSPPREPSPRRMSDLPPRRILANLRPPVLPKPKQPAPKERHLPLPSMDYPSPQMSRTSKEKFSSSPALAPAGDVVHRLPSDGKTASPKGGSAESDLQRKVKEVEERVHGVTTEESRGALRSYGGDVSRAVQSLKVEQLYNVSRHSKEDCRRILEKCQWNLEAASRYVLRRALHPQ; encoded by the exons ATGGTGACAGAAGAAGGGAGCGACTGGCTGCTCGCTGTCCTGCGGGAGGTCCAGCTGGAGCAATTCCACTCCAAAATCCAGGATGAACTCAACGTCACGCGACCGGGACACTTCGACTTTGTCAAACCATTTGACTTGGATCAGATCGGAATGGGAAGACCAG CACAGAGAAGACTCTTTGAAGCACTGAAGCGAAGGAAGCCTCCAGTGCGCCCAAAATCGTGGATGTACAAG ATGTTCTCCACAAGAAGCCCTGACAGCCCAGATTCTGCCCCATTCCCGGATTCTGTCATCTCGCCATCGTCTTCCTCCCCCAAGGGGGATCCAGACTGCTCCCTGAAATGCCTGATCAACGAGCGGGACCTAAGCCTGTTTGAGCGCTTGGGGGATGGATGTTTTGGTGTGGTCAGAAGAGGAGAGTGGAGGATACCGGGCGGAAGAGTG GTGAATGTCGCAGTGAAGTCCCTCCGGTCAGATGCTGGCTCAGACCCCGACGCGCTGGTCGATTTCCTGCAGGAGGTGAATTCCATGTACGCCTTGGATCACCCGCACCTCATACGCCTGTACGGTGTGGTCCTGGCACAGCCGCTGAAGATG GTGACGGAGCTGGCACCTCTGGGATCCCTCCATGACACCCTGCGCTCACGTTACGGCACCTTCCCTCTGCCGCTCTTGTGGTCGTACGCCATGCAGATTGCCTCAGGCATGAGCTACCTGGAATCCCGCAAGTTCATCCACCGGGACCTGGCAGCACGAAACATCCTGATGAGCAGCGAGGAGGTGGTGAAGATTGGCGACTTCGGGCTGATGAGGGCCCTGAACGGGCACAACGACCATTACATCATGTCTGCTCACCGCAAGATTCCCTTCGCATG GTGTTCCCCAGAAAGTCTAAAGATCGGCACCTTCTCTCACCCGTCCGATGTCTGGATGTTTGGGGTCACCCTGTGGGAGATGTTCACCTATGGCCAGGAGCCTTGGCTGGGATTAAGTGGACGACAG ATCCTGAACAAAATTGACCGTGAGGGCGAGCAGCTGGAGCGGCCGGATGATTGCCCACAGGGCCTGTACTCCATCATGATGAGGTGCTGGGCCCACAAACCAGAGCATCGCCCCAACTTCAGCAGCCTGATGGCCCTGATCCAGGAG GCGCGGCCAGTTGAGGTTCGGGTGCTGCAGGATGTGGTGGATGCCAATTTGCTGCGTCTGGACGCTGGGGACGTGGTCACCCTCATTGATGCCGG GTCGGACTTGCAGATGTGGAGGGGGCAGAACCGCCGAACCCTGAAAGTGGGACAGTTCCCATCTTCACTGGTCAGCCCGGAGGACATGGCTCAGGCGCGGAGCTGTGTACAGATGACGAGCGGCCTGGGGAAGCTGTCCCTGGGAGATGCTGAAGCTGAGAGCGA GAggaggaacagagggaaggaagCTGCACGGAGAGGAGGAGGCGCAGGAGGAGGAGTGAAGTTACTGCGCATGCAGG GGCTCTCAAAAAGTCTGGAGTCTCTGTCAGACTTCAGTCAGCAGAACACTCGTCAGAACCGGCCCGGACCCAAGATCCGCGTGCGAGACTTGGAGAGCTCTCCGCCCCGTGAGCCGTCCCCCAGAAGAATGAGCGACCTCCCGCCCCGGAGGATCCTCGCCAACCTCCGCCCCCCTGTCCTGCCCAAACCAAAACAGCCTGCCCCCAAGGAGAGGCACCTCCCCCTTCCCAGCATGGACTACCCCTCCCCACAGATGAGCCGCACCAGCAAAGAGAAGTTCTCATCATCTCCGGCCCTGGCACCTGCTGGGGATGTAGTCCATCGTTTACCGTCAGACGGAAAGACGGCGTCACCGAAAGGAGGCTCAGCCGAGAGCGACCTCCAGAGGAAGGTCAAGGAG GTGGAGGAGCGAGTTCATGGAGTGACAACAGAAGAGAGCCGGGGCGCCCTGCGTAGCTATGGTGGTGATGTCAGCCGTGCTGTGCAGTCTCTGAAG GTAGAGCAGCTGTACAATGTGAGTCGGCACAGTAAGGAGGATTGCCGGCGGATCCTGGAGAAGTGTCAGTGGAACCTGGAGGCTGCTTCCCGCTACGTCCTGCGCAGAGCCTTGCACCCCCAGTGA
- the TNK1 gene encoding non-receptor tyrosine-protein kinase TNK1 isoform X1 yields MSVHVVSGFPTREVRMRTWSRRVLPLSLLCVYSVADVCCPLNKPQERASYGTINLTRHLSATDTSSLLTGGLFSPGAEMVTEEGSDWLLAVLREVQLEQFHSKIQDELNVTRPGHFDFVKPFDLDQIGMGRPAQRRLFEALKRRKPPVRPKSWMYKMFSTRSPDSPDSAPFPDSVISPSSSSPKGDPDCSLKCLINERDLSLFERLGDGCFGVVRRGEWRIPGGRVVNVAVKSLRSDAGSDPDALVDFLQEVNSMYALDHPHLIRLYGVVLAQPLKMVTELAPLGSLHDTLRSRYGTFPLPLLWSYAMQIASGMSYLESRKFIHRDLAARNILMSSEEVVKIGDFGLMRALNGHNDHYIMSAHRKIPFAWCSPESLKIGTFSHPSDVWMFGVTLWEMFTYGQEPWLGLSGRQILNKIDREGEQLERPDDCPQGLYSIMMRCWAHKPEHRPNFSSLMALIQEARPVEVRVLQDVVDANLLRLDAGDVVTLIDAGSDLQMWRGQNRRTLKVGQFPSSLVSPEDMAQARSCVQMTSGLGKLSLGDAEAESERRNRGKEAARRGGGAGGGVKLLRMQGLSKSLESLSDFSQQNTRQNRPGPKIRVRDLESSPPREPSPRRMSDLPPRRILANLRPPVLPKPKQPAPKERHLPLPSMDYPSPQMSRTSKEKFSSSPALAPAGDVVHRLPSDGKTASPKGGSAESDLQRKVKEVEERVHGVTTEESRGALRSYGGDVSRAVQSLKVEQLYNVSRHSKEDCRRILEKCQWNLEAASRYVLRRALHPQ; encoded by the exons ATGTCCGTACATGTTGTGTCTGGTTTTCCCACACGTGAGGTGAGGATGAGAACATGGAGCAGGCGTGTCCTGCCACTCAGTCtgttgtgtgtatacagtgtggcgGACGTATGCTGTCCCCTGAATAAACCACAAGAACGGGCGTCGTACGGCACCATAAATCTCACCCGTCATCTCAGCGCCACAGACACGTCTTCTCTCCTGACCGGTGGCCTCTTCTCTCCAGGTGCTGAGATGGTGACAGAAGAAGGGAGCGACTGGCTGCTCGCTGTCCTGCGGGAGGTCCAGCTGGAGCAATTCCACTCCAAAATCCAGGATGAACTCAACGTCACGCGACCGGGACACTTCGACTTTGTCAAACCATTTGACTTGGATCAGATCGGAATGGGAAGACCAG CACAGAGAAGACTCTTTGAAGCACTGAAGCGAAGGAAGCCTCCAGTGCGCCCAAAATCGTGGATGTACAAG ATGTTCTCCACAAGAAGCCCTGACAGCCCAGATTCTGCCCCATTCCCGGATTCTGTCATCTCGCCATCGTCTTCCTCCCCCAAGGGGGATCCAGACTGCTCCCTGAAATGCCTGATCAACGAGCGGGACCTAAGCCTGTTTGAGCGCTTGGGGGATGGATGTTTTGGTGTGGTCAGAAGAGGAGAGTGGAGGATACCGGGCGGAAGAGTG GTGAATGTCGCAGTGAAGTCCCTCCGGTCAGATGCTGGCTCAGACCCCGACGCGCTGGTCGATTTCCTGCAGGAGGTGAATTCCATGTACGCCTTGGATCACCCGCACCTCATACGCCTGTACGGTGTGGTCCTGGCACAGCCGCTGAAGATG GTGACGGAGCTGGCACCTCTGGGATCCCTCCATGACACCCTGCGCTCACGTTACGGCACCTTCCCTCTGCCGCTCTTGTGGTCGTACGCCATGCAGATTGCCTCAGGCATGAGCTACCTGGAATCCCGCAAGTTCATCCACCGGGACCTGGCAGCACGAAACATCCTGATGAGCAGCGAGGAGGTGGTGAAGATTGGCGACTTCGGGCTGATGAGGGCCCTGAACGGGCACAACGACCATTACATCATGTCTGCTCACCGCAAGATTCCCTTCGCATG GTGTTCCCCAGAAAGTCTAAAGATCGGCACCTTCTCTCACCCGTCCGATGTCTGGATGTTTGGGGTCACCCTGTGGGAGATGTTCACCTATGGCCAGGAGCCTTGGCTGGGATTAAGTGGACGACAG ATCCTGAACAAAATTGACCGTGAGGGCGAGCAGCTGGAGCGGCCGGATGATTGCCCACAGGGCCTGTACTCCATCATGATGAGGTGCTGGGCCCACAAACCAGAGCATCGCCCCAACTTCAGCAGCCTGATGGCCCTGATCCAGGAG GCGCGGCCAGTTGAGGTTCGGGTGCTGCAGGATGTGGTGGATGCCAATTTGCTGCGTCTGGACGCTGGGGACGTGGTCACCCTCATTGATGCCGG GTCGGACTTGCAGATGTGGAGGGGGCAGAACCGCCGAACCCTGAAAGTGGGACAGTTCCCATCTTCACTGGTCAGCCCGGAGGACATGGCTCAGGCGCGGAGCTGTGTACAGATGACGAGCGGCCTGGGGAAGCTGTCCCTGGGAGATGCTGAAGCTGAGAGCGA GAggaggaacagagggaaggaagCTGCACGGAGAGGAGGAGGCGCAGGAGGAGGAGTGAAGTTACTGCGCATGCAGG GGCTCTCAAAAAGTCTGGAGTCTCTGTCAGACTTCAGTCAGCAGAACACTCGTCAGAACCGGCCCGGACCCAAGATCCGCGTGCGAGACTTGGAGAGCTCTCCGCCCCGTGAGCCGTCCCCCAGAAGAATGAGCGACCTCCCGCCCCGGAGGATCCTCGCCAACCTCCGCCCCCCTGTCCTGCCCAAACCAAAACAGCCTGCCCCCAAGGAGAGGCACCTCCCCCTTCCCAGCATGGACTACCCCTCCCCACAGATGAGCCGCACCAGCAAAGAGAAGTTCTCATCATCTCCGGCCCTGGCACCTGCTGGGGATGTAGTCCATCGTTTACCGTCAGACGGAAAGACGGCGTCACCGAAAGGAGGCTCAGCCGAGAGCGACCTCCAGAGGAAGGTCAAGGAG GTGGAGGAGCGAGTTCATGGAGTGACAACAGAAGAGAGCCGGGGCGCCCTGCGTAGCTATGGTGGTGATGTCAGCCGTGCTGTGCAGTCTCTGAAG GTAGAGCAGCTGTACAATGTGAGTCGGCACAGTAAGGAGGATTGCCGGCGGATCCTGGAGAAGTGTCAGTGGAACCTGGAGGCTGCTTCCCGCTACGTCCTGCGCAGAGCCTTGCACCCCCAGTGA